The DNA sequence TTCGAGCTCGAGTCGAAGGACATCACGCTGTTCGAGCGTCGGCCCGAGGCCACGAGTGCCCGCAATACTCTGCAATGCCACGTCCGCGAGCTCTTCGGAGCCGGAAACCGCGTGGGCGTGGACCTCGCCTGCGGCAACGAGCGACTCGTCGTGCAGATCACGCGGGACTCCGCCCGAGAGCTCCGTCTGGCCCCGGATCGTCCCATCGTCGCCGTCTTCAAGGCCTCGGCCCTGCGCCGTCTGTGGTGAGCCCGGCGCCGGCCCCGACCACGGCCGGCGTGGTCGCGATCCTCGGAATGTGGTCGGGGAGGCGCGTGAGCAGCTCGTAGTTCATGCTGTTGTTCATGTCGCTGAACGAACTCACCGTCATGACCTGATCGCCCTGCCGTCCGATGAGCACGACCTCGTCGTGCACCTCGACCCCTTCGATTTCGGTGACGTCGATCACCAGCATGTTCATGTTCACGGTCCCCACCACCGGTGCCCGCTGCCCACCCACCAGGACGTGCCCATTGTTGCTCAGATCGCGGCCGAAACCGTAGCCGTAGCCCACGGGAACGGTCGCGATCCGGCTCGGCCGGGTGGTGAGATAGGTCTTCCCGTAGCTGACATAGGCACCCTCGGGCACATGGTTCACGCTGAGGATCTTGCTCTTCCACGTGAGAATGCGCTCGAGAGGATCCTCGCGCAGGCCGTGTTGGCGCAGGAAGGCCGATCGCGTCTCCTGGTTCGGCCAGAATCCGTAGCTGGCGATCCCGATCCGGACGAGATCCATGATCGAATCCGGATAGTTGAACAGCGCACCCGAACACGCGGTGTGGCGGTAGCGCGGCTCGATTCCCTGATCTCGGAGTTCACCGCACAGACGGCGGAAGGTGGCGATCTGCTCCTCGATGCGATCGACGCTCTGCAGATCCTCCGCGCCGGCGTAGTGGGTACACAGGCCTTCGACCTCGAGCACGGCAGCGTCGTTTTGGAGCAACTCCACCACCTCGGGCAACTGGTCCTCGCAGAAGCCCGTGCGATGCATTCCCGTCTCGAGTTCTACGTGGATGCGTGCGGGGCGTCCGAGGTCACGGGCCGCCGCGATCGCTGCCCGCAGGCGCTCGAGCGTGAACACGAAGAACGAGACGTCGCGCTCTATCGCCCACGACAGGTGATCGTCGTCGACGAAGCCGAGGATCATCAGGTCGCTGTTCGCGCCCATGGTCCGTTGCACACGCATGGCCTCGGCCACACTGAAGACCGAGAAGTGATTCACCCCGCAGTCTTCGATCAACGGGAGCAGGGACTCGATCCCGTGACCGTAGGCATTGGCCTTCACTACCATCGAGAAGCTCGTACCGTCGGGCACGAGCGACCGCAGGAAGGCAATGTTCCGGTTGAGGGCCGCACCGTCGAGCTCGATGTAGGAGGTGTGCAGCACGTCGATTCTCCGTGTACTCGAGGAAGGGCTGTATACGACGCCGGCGCAGGCTGCCACGGCACCCCCGGCGGTGTCGAGCGACGACACGACAACTTCACAAAGGCACCGGTCACGAGGCCCGGCGGCGGAGCGTAGAAGCCCGCGAGAACGATCCACGAGGAGACCGAGGACCCCGCCACTCGTGCGCGC is a window from the Candidatus Krumholzibacteriia bacterium genome containing:
- the alr gene encoding alanine racemase → MLHTSYIELDGAALNRNIAFLRSLVPDGTSFSMVVKANAYGHGIESLLPLIEDCGVNHFSVFSVAEAMRVQRTMGANSDLMILGFVDDDHLSWAIERDVSFFVFTLERLRAAIAAARDLGRPARIHVELETGMHRTGFCEDQLPEVVELLQNDAAVLEVEGLCTHYAGAEDLQSVDRIEEQIATFRRLCGELRDQGIEPRYRHTACSGALFNYPDSIMDLVRIGIASYGFWPNQETRSAFLRQHGLREDPLERILTWKSKILSVNHVPEGAYVSYGKTYLTTRPSRIATVPVGYGYGFGRDLSNNGHVLVGGQRAPVVGTVNMNMLVIDVTEIEGVEVHDEVVLIGRQGDQVMTVSSFSDMNNSMNYELLTRLPDHIPRIATTPAVVGAGAGLTTDGAGPRP